In Phorcysia thermohydrogeniphila, the DNA window AGGGATAGGTGGACAGTAGTCACGAAGGACGGAAAACTGTCTGCCCACTTTGAGCACGATATTGCTATTACAGAAGAAGGGACTATAATTATGTCCGCAATTTAACCTTATGTTAATTAGGGGTAAACCCTCTAAGCTTAGGAGAAAGGATGGCGAAGGAAAAAGGTATTCAGGTAGAAGGAAAAGTAGTAGAGGCGCTTCCCAATGCTTACTTTAAGGTAGAGCTGGACAACGGCCATCAGGTGCTTGCCCACGCTTCAGGTAAGATGAGAGTTCACTTCATAAGGATTCTGCCAGGCGACCGTGTGGTCGTTGAGCTTAGCCCCTACGATTTGACGAGGGGGAGGATTATCTACAGGAAAGGATAACCGTCCCTTTATATACCGCGGCTGTTTGGCACTAAACCACTAATAAGGGAGAGGTACACAGATGAAGGTGAGGCCATCTGTAAAGAAGATTTGCCCCAAGTGTAAGATTATCAGGAGAAAAGGGGTTGTAAGGGTTATCTGTGAAAACCCCAAACACAAACAAAGACAGGGTAAGTAAGGAGGCTAAAGGTGGCGAGGATAGCAGGAGTTGACATTCCGGATAACAAGAAGGTTCCTTACTCTCTCGCTTATATCTACGGTATTGGAATTAAGACCGGCTTTAAGATTTGCGAGAAGGCTGGAATTGACCCAGAGAAGAGGGTCAAGGAGCTAACTGAAGAGGAAATTGCAAAAATCAGGAAGATTATTGAGACAGAGTACAAGGTTGAGGGTGACCTCAGAAAAGAAATTGCTATGAACATCAAGCGCCTCATTGAAATTGGCTGCTACAGGGGCGTTCGTCACAGACTTGGTCTTCCTGTAAGGGGCCAGAGGACCAGAACTAACGCAAGGACCAGAAAAGGTCCTAGGAAGACTGTTCCCGGTAAGAAGAAGGCAACTAAGAAGTAATTAGAGGAGGTTATTTATGGCAAGGGCCAAAAAGGCTAAAAAGAAACAGAAGAGGACCGTTACTTTTGCAATAGCCCATATACAAACAACTTTCAACAATACCATTGTTACCTTTACCGATAAGGACGGTAACACTCTCTGCTGGGAGAGCGGTGGAACTGTTGGATTTAAGGGAACGAGGAAGAGTACCCCTTACGCCGCTCAGCTTGCCGCCACAAGGGCAGCTGAGAGAGCTATGAAAGAGTTCGGCGTAAGGGACGTTGAAATTAGAATCAAAGGAAACGGTGGCGGAAGGGAGACGGCTATCAAGGCTATTGCTGCTGCTGGCCTCAACGTAAAGGCTATTAAGGATGTTACTCCTATTCCCCACGACGGCTGCAGACCACCAAAAAGAAGAAGGGTGTAACGGAGGTAGTAGATGGGAAGGTATACAGGACCTAAGTGGCGTATTGCCAGACGTCTTGGTGTTAACATATACGTTGGTGAGGAGAAAACTCTCAAGGGTAAGTCCATTCTTGATAGAAGACCCTATCCTCCGGGCCAGCACGGCCGTACAAGGCGTAAGCTCTCCTACTACGCTCGCCAGCTTATGGAGAAGCAGAAGGTTAAGTACTACTACGGCGTGAGGGAGAGGCAGTTTAGGCGCTTCTACGAGATGGCCGAGCGTATGAAGGGCCAGACCGGTGAGAATCTCCTCAAGCTCCTTGAGAGCAGGCTTGACAACGTTGTTTATAGGCTCGGTTTTGGTAAGTCCCACAGGCACGCAAGGCAGCTTGTTGTTCACGGTCACATCCTTGTAAACGGAAAGAAGGTTGACAGACCTTCTTACCTTGTAAAGCCGGGAGATGTAATTGAAGTTAAGGAGAAGAGCAGGGATATCCCTCAGATTAAGGAAGGAATGGAGCTTGCCCAGAAGAGGGGAATCCCGTCCTGGCTTGAGCTTGACCCAGAGAACTTTAAGGGTATTGTAAAGGCAGAGCCTACAAGGGAGGAAATAGAGATTCCAATTGAGGAACACCTCATTGTTGAGCTCTACTCCAAGTAATAGTTAATCGTAATCTGGAGGAAATAATGGTTGAATTTATAACTCCTGAGAAGTTTCTCTGGGAGGAACACACGGACACTTACGGCAGGTTCGTGGTTGAGCCTCTTGAGAAGGGTTACGGTATTACCATAGGTAATGCTCTCAGGAGGGTCCTCCTCTCTTCTATTGAAGGTGCAGCTCCGACTGCTGTGAAGTTTGAGGGCGTTTACCACGAGTTTTCCACAATCCCGGGTGTTGTTGAGGACGTTGTTGAGATCGTCCTTAACATAAAACAGCTCCGTTTTGTTCTTCACGGAGAAGGCCCTGTGTTTATAGAGCTCAAAAAGAAGGGGCCGGGAAAGGTTTACGCTAAGGATTTTGTCCTTCCTTCTCAGGTGGAGCTCCTCACTCCTGACCAAGAGATTGCCACCCTTGATAACGAGAACGCTGAAATTGAGATTCACCTGAGGATTGACAAGGGT includes these proteins:
- the rpsD gene encoding 30S ribosomal protein S4; translation: MGRYTGPKWRIARRLGVNIYVGEEKTLKGKSILDRRPYPPGQHGRTRRKLSYYARQLMEKQKVKYYYGVRERQFRRFYEMAERMKGQTGENLLKLLESRLDNVVYRLGFGKSHRHARQLVVHGHILVNGKKVDRPSYLVKPGDVIEVKEKSRDIPQIKEGMELAQKRGIPSWLELDPENFKGIVKAEPTREEIEIPIEEHLIVELYSK
- the rpmJ gene encoding 50S ribosomal protein L36, which translates into the protein MKVRPSVKKICPKCKIIRRKGVVRVICENPKHKQRQGK
- the infA gene encoding translation initiation factor IF-1, whose translation is MAKEKGIQVEGKVVEALPNAYFKVELDNGHQVLAHASGKMRVHFIRILPGDRVVVELSPYDLTRGRIIYRKG
- the rpsK gene encoding 30S ribosomal protein S11, translated to MARAKKAKKKQKRTVTFAIAHIQTTFNNTIVTFTDKDGNTLCWESGGTVGFKGTRKSTPYAAQLAATRAAERAMKEFGVRDVEIRIKGNGGGRETAIKAIAAAGLNVKAIKDVTPIPHDGCRPPKRRRV
- the rpsM gene encoding 30S ribosomal protein S13, with the translated sequence MARIAGVDIPDNKKVPYSLAYIYGIGIKTGFKICEKAGIDPEKRVKELTEEEIAKIRKIIETEYKVEGDLRKEIAMNIKRLIEIGCYRGVRHRLGLPVRGQRTRTNARTRKGPRKTVPGKKKATKK